CCAACCTTACCTGCGAGTATACATTTGGGCCATCGGGTAAGAAAATAAGTAGCCCATCACAGGCAGTCTTCGCATGCAAAACTCAGATTCAGTTCAAACAAGTTATCCCAGAGTTTCATATCTTCCGTAGTGATTTCGTAGCAAATAAGAGGGACGAAACAGTAAGATGCAATCAAATAAAATTTCAACAAAGTATATGTGTATATTGTCCAATCAACATTCACAAAATGTGAAACGAGCATCTCATGATACACTTGAAGCACAACAAGGCTCAACAAACATTAATCACAAACTCTCGCCGCAACGAAAATAATGAGCAAGCTGCAAGAATGATCAAAGAAATATCTACCAGATTTCTGAAAACCCAAACTCCTAGAACCATCATCATAGATGTAGCTGAAACCATTTGTTTACATCTCAGTGTCGCAAAACCTGATAAGCAACTCAGAGACCATTCTCCTTGCAAAGGGAATGTAGCTTAAACCGTACCTAAAACAGTTTGCAGATGacaataaagatgaaaagaaGAGTTTGTTAAGACCAGCATCATTATGGGTTAGGGTAGATTAGCTTAAAGGTGCATCTTTCCTACATTATAAACTATTATCGCATTAAAATGGTGGTGAACTACTGTTGTTGGTGCAGCCAAAGAGGTAAATGATTTAATGCCGCTAAATTCAGCTCATATCTACTCAACTCTTACACAAACTTGCTTTCTGGTCCATTTGCATCGCCTAACTTTCCCCTTAAAATACAATTGCCAGACCCATCCTATTCAATATTGGCATATGGCTATTCAGGGAAGAAGGTAGGGTAACAAAATATAGAATGCTGTTCAGATCCTTACTTTGTGTACGAGTATCAATTTTTAATATGGTATAGGAAGAACTGTAGCATGCAGAAGAATCTACCTTCTACACTAGCAAATATGTAGGATATCTCTGAGATTTAAATTGATGGATATATTAATTGTCGCAGTACATTTAAAAAGGATGAAGAAACTTGAAAGGAAAAAGTAAAGTGACGTGCGGATAATGTGCAGAGTACCCTTGTTGAAGAGTTCACGAAAGAGATACTAACCATATAAGGGCACACATTTCAGTTATGATGGCTACCGCTGTTAAGATCTTGCTATGGATCTGCATAGGAGAAATGAAGTCAAATTCTACAATGTACTAGACACAAGGACTATTAATATATGGAGAACATTCCCGGACATAAAAATCACACCACGATCTAAAGAGAGATGAAAATGAAACAAAGAATGACCATCCAGATAATAACTTTATTATATCTTGTTAAATTGAAAAGAAATCTAAAAGTTTTTCTTACAGAAGTTTTTATAAAAGAGTAGACCAAGACATACCCCGAGAGCAAAGATGAGAGCAAGAATAACACTTCCAATGTAAATTGCTGTCGCACAAACACGGACAGGATCAAACATCATTCTTAGTTGTTGTGCAGGTCCAATAAGGAAGGCTGTGCTGTCACATTGAACTTCAGCTTCAGAATATAAATCAAAAAATCATATGGGAAAAAAAAGCATGTGGAAGAAATACAAGAGAGAGGAAAAAAAGTATTATTCAAGAATGATACCAAGTCTTTTTTATTAGCCGAACTAACAGATGTTTACAAACAAAATACTAAAGTTAATGTGAGTCACTAAAAACTCCGATAAAGTATCCAcccactcaaactagttcatgcCGATAATCTCTAGCACATCTAGGATTAGACATCgttttcatcacttgaatttggttttttgaaggtTTCAGCAATAGGAGAATTCTGTTTCTGTAATTACGAAAAACAAGTGGTAAAAGGAAAGCAAAGGTGATGCAAGTTAAGATGACGGAAGAGGCATATAGAGGTCCAACCGTCCAACAAGGTGAGGTAATGCCACGCCTCAGTTCCAGAATTTTTATAGTTTGTTTCAACATGGACTGTTTTTGCAAATCAATTTGTACCACATTTTATTGATTTTTCTTACCGCAAGCAAATTGAAAAAGTAGATTAATCAGACAAACTGCATCGACTTTTCATACACCGAGAATTGATCTTAATCTCAAGATTGCATTACTCAAACCAAGTATTAGACTGACAAAATACCTTCCAACAGCTAGTATATTGCCGAAGGTGAACAAGAGTGCAAACTTTATAGGTCTGATGATAACAATCATTGACTGCAGAAGTTAAAAATGAGGGCAATCAATACATAACAACTTGAAAAGTGTAAGAATTTCGCATTTTAAACAAGAAATTAACAATGATGCAGTAACTAGTTTTCATTCAGTGGTTCCAATAGTCACAGATGCTCATAGAAAAGGTCAACTAATAAAGGGTAAATGCAGATCATACCAGAAGCATAAAAACGAGACCAGCAAGCAAAGATGCAGCGAACCCATAAATTCTCTACGCAAAATAGATAAAGCCCATTGTCAAATTAAATtcacagataaaaaaaaaaagttcaaaaatTATGCAATTATTAAAAATGATAATCAAATCTAAACCTGTAATTGTGAGAGTGATGAACATGGACTATCAGATTCATCACCTAATAaattttcttcgtgttcttcttcatctccaccaAACATGGACAGATTTTTCcacattttcttatttttttcaatTAACTTGATAATCTCTGGTAATCGGAAAACGATTGTTTTCAAACCTGCATACTTTTTAATACAGAGAGAGACACCAAAACATGACTTTGGAAGCCCTAGAATGATTCCGTAGTTCGAGTAAAAATATAAATACCGTACTCCGCGTTATATTGAATGATGAAAATGAACGGTCGTGATATAAGAAAGGAGTATCACTTCAATATTTTTCGTTTCTGTTTCAGTCTCTCACCCGCTTCGCTTCTTCAAAACAGAGAGCGAGAAGGCGAACCCTAAAATACTCTTTAGAGAGCAAAAACCTCCGATTTCACTCGAAGATGTCTTCGACACTATTGGAAGTGACTAGGTCCAAACATGAGGAAATAGAACGCTTTGAACGTCTGATTGTTAAAGATCTTCAGAATGAACCAGCTTCAAACCGTGAACGCCTCTTTCAGAATCATAGAGTTCGTAACATGATTGAAGCAATTACTTCCTCCACTGAAAAGCTTGtaagtctctctctctctctctctgtatatatatatatatatataacttttgTTTTTTAATCGGAGGAATTTGTAGTGATTATCGTTtttaattctagggttttcttttttcttagatTGAGATTTATGAAGACAACGATAACGCGAGGAAGGATGAAATTGCTGCATTGGGTGGCCAAACTGCCACAGGAACCAATGTGTTCAGTGCCTTTTATGAAAGGTTGAAAGAGGTaacatttttttcttcatttattCATGTGTTGATTATTAATTAGTGGATTAGTTTTTGATACCTCACAATCACCTGCACGAAGATTGATGATGTAGATAGAATCTGAAACTTTTAGGAAAACATAAGTAGACAATAATACAATTTATGTAGTGGTTAGTGGATACCTTTCTGGTTTTTCAGCATTTTGAACCCCCGTACAATTGAGTCTGGTGATGCTTCTCGGTGTGGTTTGCTTTACCTTGTTTAGTTTTGTGTTCTTTTGATTGGGTCAGTTATCGTTTTTAGAAGAAACATGGCTAGGTTGATGATGGTGGGTGGTCTGATTACATATAAGACTGATAATTTCGGCCTTATGATTCAGAATCAATATGAAAGAAAAAATATTACCGATGATTATTTGATATTTTGTAGccaaaacaaaaattataaaatagatTTGATAGTATCAGCATTGTTATCTGTGAAATGGTATTACTTGTCTCTCCTGGTTTCTTAATGTTACATGTATATATACGCAGATTCGTGACTATCACAGGCGCCATCCAAATTCTCGTGCTTTGGATGTGTACGAGGAGGCTGAGGAGTTACTGAAAGAAGAACCACATGTGGAGTTCAGTGGCGAGGTTCCTTCCtcaacttcttttattgcatGAATCTGTGTACTAGTTTATCACCGTGCTcgtattttcttcattttctctgaCATAAATGTTTCCTTCTGCATTCTATAAATAGTAAGTTCCAGCTATCAGTTCCACTGATTTGTTATTTTGTACTGAATGTGCTCTCCAGGAAGGTCATGGACGGTACTTGGACTTGCATGAGCTGTACAATGAGTACATTAATTCAAAGTTCGCAGAGCGAAACGAGAAAACAAAAGAACCAATAGAGTATTCTGCTTATCTGGATGTGTTCTCCCAACCACATACAATTTCATGTAAACTAAAGCTAAGCAGGTAACTTTGCTGGACGTCTTTCTCCTGTTAAAAGTTGAGGGTTATTTTATAAGTGTATTCTTCCTCCAACTTATTCacatatatcataattgaaccaGAAAAAGTGCTAATTTTTTAATGGCAGACAATATAGAGATTACCTGGAGCATTTGCTGGAGTATCTGATTTATTTCTTTCAGCGAAAAGAACCATTGCAAGACCTTGATAGAGTGTTTTCAAAGGTTTGTTCCTACTATCATTCTATATACATTTAGTCGCTTTCTTCTCAGATTATTCTCCAACCACCTTTTCTAGAGGTTGGCCGTCCTGTAATTATGTTAATTTTGGGATGGTAAGGGGATCAAGTGGATTCAATATTACCCTTCTTTACAGGTTCATGATCTTTCAAATCTCtttgtaatatatttttttactGATGTACGATTGGCTTGGTTCAGGTAGAAACTGAATTTGAAGATCTTTGGGAGGATGGCAAGATACAAGGATGGGAGAGTAAAGGTGGCAACATTTCATCTCAGGATTCTATAATCGATCTCGACTACTACAGTACATTGCATGAGTTAA
This DNA window, taken from Papaver somniferum cultivar HN1 chromosome 3, ASM357369v1, whole genome shotgun sequence, encodes the following:
- the LOC113358468 gene encoding vesicle transport protein SFT2B-like; the encoded protein is MWKNLSMFGGDEEEHEENLLGDESDSPCSSLSQLQRIYGFAASLLAGLVFMLLSMIVIIRPIKFALLFTFGNILAVGSTAFLIGPAQQLRMMFDPVRVCATAIYIGSVILALIFALGIHSKILTAVAIITEMCALIWYGLSYIPFARRMVSELLIRFCDTEM
- the LOC113358467 gene encoding splicing factor SF3a60 homolog is translated as MSSTLLEVTRSKHEEIERFERLIVKDLQNEPASNRERLFQNHRVRNMIEAITSSTEKLIEIYEDNDNARKDEIAALGGQTATGTNVFSAFYERLKEIRDYHRRHPNSRALDVYEEAEELLKEEPHVEFSGEEGHGRYLDLHELYNEYINSKFAERNEKTKEPIEYSAYLDVFSQPHTISCKLKLSRQYRDYLEHLLEYLIYFFQRKEPLQDLDRVFSKVETEFEDLWEDGKIQGWESKGGNISSQDSIIDLDYYSTLHELMDVGNDKLKEALAALGLKSGGTLQQRAERLFLTKHTPLEQLDKKHFVKGLRSIAQNGATVASQEMELKEIALKESKMKRLCEMLNETIEQTKENVQKKQALTVDEREKELEEEEEQVDTESDDDEQQIYNPLKLPMGWDGKPIPYWLYKLHGLGQEFKCEICGTHSYWGRRAFERHFKEWRHQHGMRCLGIPNTKNFNEITSIQEAKALWERIQARQGVNKWRPDLEEEYEDKEGNIYNKKTYTDLQRQGLI